The proteins below are encoded in one region of Bacteroides uniformis:
- a CDS encoding TIGR04149 family rSAM-modified RiPP, translating to MKKLGKIKLDQLNKAELSEKELNRLLGGENCCLCACAGPSGPVDNFNANVAGSLYSPSWTGGTHGSHSM from the coding sequence ATGAAAAAGTTAGGTAAGATTAAATTGGATCAGCTTAATAAAGCTGAACTCAGTGAAAAGGAGTTGAATCGCCTTTTGGGAGGAGAAAACTGTTGTTTGTGTGCTTGCGCTGGACCGTCTGGACCGGTTGACAACTTTAATGCAAATGTTGCAGGTAGTCTGTACTCTCCATCGTGGACTGGCGGTACTCATGGATCACATAGCATGTAG
- a CDS encoding 6-bladed beta-propeller: MRYMWKFFLLLMLVVTSCSEKQIDGNVINVAEAMSRLSEGQSVQNLFSSISYIPLETNEQAIIGKYPECIIMDSAILVSSVHQNLKLFDRTNGKYIRDIGHVGADPEGYAKDSWGKVSFWADAVRRTVYLLGWNNDFLLYGFDGKYKDRIRLQDTVNCILSQNYYLMDADRIWGHNKMKLSPETPSVFYMDRNTMSLTGIATWNSALLPMDEVLSVSNLLGGNVAYGGDLAMAEFVGDRKYYTAINSPSLWKSKDAIRVKQAFNDTIYTISEQGLTPYLVFELGEWHWNEQQQLDVEGCDKKIAIDYILENAEYIYFHFHTSLYLEESQSYCGFYHKEKKTVVCQKGDSLFDKMNNQHIQIRGVTSDGHFFALLQPDELSDDNQRRMGIEEEGNPIMVMLY, translated from the coding sequence ATGAGATATATGTGGAAATTCTTTTTATTATTGATGTTGGTTGTAACTTCGTGTTCCGAAAAGCAGATTGATGGCAATGTAATTAATGTTGCGGAAGCAATGAGTAGATTGTCAGAAGGACAATCTGTACAAAATTTGTTTTCCAGCATAAGTTATATTCCTTTGGAGACTAATGAGCAGGCTATTATAGGAAAATATCCGGAGTGCATAATTATGGATAGTGCGATATTGGTATCTTCTGTCCATCAGAATCTGAAGCTTTTTGACCGTACTAACGGGAAGTATATTCGGGATATTGGACACGTAGGTGCTGATCCGGAAGGATATGCAAAGGATTCATGGGGGAAAGTGAGCTTTTGGGCTGATGCGGTTCGGAGAACCGTTTATCTATTGGGATGGAATAATGATTTCCTACTATATGGATTTGATGGGAAATATAAGGATAGAATTCGATTGCAAGATACAGTCAATTGTATTCTGTCCCAAAATTACTATTTGATGGATGCGGACAGAATTTGGGGACATAATAAAATGAAACTCTCTCCGGAGACGCCATCAGTCTTTTATATGGATAGAAATACGATGTCATTGACCGGTATTGCTACATGGAATTCAGCCCTGCTTCCCATGGATGAGGTTTTGTCGGTTTCAAATTTGTTGGGGGGCAATGTTGCTTATGGAGGTGACTTGGCAATGGCAGAATTTGTTGGTGACCGGAAATATTATACGGCAATCAATAGCCCTTCGTTATGGAAATCTAAGGATGCCATCCGAGTGAAACAAGCTTTTAATGATACTATCTATACTATTTCAGAGCAGGGACTTACTCCATATCTGGTTTTTGAACTGGGTGAGTGGCACTGGAATGAGCAGCAGCAATTGGATGTAGAAGGATGTGATAAAAAAATAGCCATAGACTATATTCTGGAGAATGCAGAGTACATCTATTTCCATTTTCATACAAGCTTATATTTAGAAGAAAGTCAGTCATATTGTGGATTTTACCATAAGGAAAAGAAAACTGTTGTTTGCCAAAAGGGTGATAGCTTATTTGATAAAATGAATAATCAGCATATCCAAATCAGGGGAGTCACTTCGGATGGACATTTTTTTGCTTTGTTACAACCGGATGAACTCAGTGATGATAATCAACGGAGAATGGGAATAGAAGAGGAAGGTAACCCTATTATGGTCATGCTTTATTAA
- a CDS encoding TIGR04150 pseudo-rSAM protein, with the protein MNYLFYLEPYAFLLRSNDKTVVYNTLNATYLICPDYPIVQLIIEQWQNPTNGYSVLLDKEMMENEVVRHFVEAVRELFSGDCIEYDGKFPKPYIFQPTLFLNSDIRVKDEEKKASLGNRVMENLNEVNLYLPATCELECPACTSYFHQINHCTVHSGDGLKTDDYRRLIRQFLMNGIKRINIFAGGNPNKNSYVRQLLPDMEKSKVDVHLYLDNTFLCSEYEELVQQTKCVLEVLVHAEGFGNQLTEDMQKFPYDRVKWNLIVSNESDMERIEKMEIPAETVVQIKPFYTAENKDFFREYVYLDMQDILAAPIDRKTIFRHRTLNDNFFGKLTIYPSGEVYANVNCSVLGNIQDSSLKELLYKEITEGNAWLRIRGNEKPCNQCVNRDLCPSISNYELVIGKNNLCNIPIE; encoded by the coding sequence ATGAATTATTTATTTTATTTGGAGCCTTATGCGTTTTTGTTGCGTAGTAATGACAAAACAGTAGTTTATAATACTCTGAATGCAACTTATTTGATTTGTCCTGATTATCCGATTGTACAGTTGATTATTGAACAGTGGCAAAATCCGACGAATGGGTATAGTGTTTTGTTGGATAAGGAAATGATGGAAAACGAAGTTGTAAGACATTTTGTTGAGGCTGTAAGAGAATTGTTTTCGGGTGATTGTATAGAATATGACGGGAAATTTCCTAAGCCTTATATCTTTCAGCCAACTTTGTTCTTGAATTCAGATATACGTGTCAAAGATGAGGAAAAAAAAGCCTCTTTGGGAAATCGTGTTATGGAAAACCTTAATGAAGTAAATCTGTATTTACCGGCAACGTGTGAGTTGGAGTGTCCGGCTTGTACTTCTTACTTCCATCAAATAAATCACTGTACTGTTCACTCCGGTGATGGACTGAAAACAGACGATTATCGTCGATTAATACGCCAATTCTTGATGAATGGCATTAAACGGATTAATATATTTGCAGGAGGAAATCCGAATAAAAATAGCTATGTTAGGCAATTGCTTCCTGACATGGAAAAATCAAAGGTAGATGTGCATTTGTATTTGGATAATACATTCTTGTGTAGTGAATATGAAGAATTGGTGCAACAGACCAAATGTGTTTTAGAAGTTTTAGTCCATGCTGAAGGTTTTGGTAATCAGCTGACTGAAGATATGCAGAAGTTCCCGTACGATAGAGTGAAGTGGAATTTGATAGTATCCAATGAATCTGATATGGAACGTATAGAAAAAATGGAGATACCTGCAGAAACGGTAGTTCAAATAAAACCTTTTTATACAGCGGAAAATAAAGATTTCTTTAGAGAGTATGTCTACTTGGATATGCAAGATATATTGGCTGCCCCTATTGATAGAAAAACGATATTTAGGCATCGGACTTTGAATGATAATTTTTTCGGTAAGTTAACAATTTATCCTTCGGGAGAAGTCTATGCCAATGTGAATTGCAGTGTATTAGGAAATATACAAGATTCATCTTTAAAGGAACTTCTCTATAAAGAAATAACAGAAGGAAATGCTTGGCTTAGAATTAGAGGCAATGAAAAACCTTGTAACCAATGTGTTAATAGGGATTTATGTCCCTCTATCTCTAATTATGAGCTGGTGATAGGAAAAAACAATTTATGTAATATACCAATTGAATAA
- a CDS encoding radical SAM peptide maturase — protein MMDKSFLITTGNQHQYVYSDALCYFLYVPEEMATVMEHMDASLVDRTNYYERKLKYLKEHCFFEKREVTFQTDYSEELVKRNLAGLRQLLIEVTDRCNLECKYCGYGEFYSNYDRRETGDQSFENVKLLVDYLTKLWCSDYNVSHKNEITIGFYGGEPLLNMKLVKETIAYIESLNLPSLIFNYNTTTNAMLLDRYMDYLVEKNFSILISLDGNEVQSAYRVDKHGNSSFSRVVRNVKKLQETYPDYFEKKVNFNSVLHNLNSVAECYYSIKELFGKNPRMAQLNTTGLIPERVEEFSKMFNDRVRSFDEAVQHEDLKYTFIKDGSRSVSYHSMLMRYGGNRYATYLDLFDTGWEDRYIPTGTCRPFERKLFLTVRGKILPCEKIGQEHAIGYLKDGKLNLDCAAVAKYYSSMYEKVVKSCRHCYLKRSCGQCLFLLKEKNGQLICPGIQTDAKLKEEFGIFLTYAENYPNHYEELLSSIVVD, from the coding sequence ATGATGGATAAGTCTTTTTTGATAACTACTGGGAATCAGCATCAATATGTATATTCGGATGCTTTGTGCTATTTTCTTTATGTGCCGGAAGAAATGGCAACTGTAATGGAACATATGGATGCATCACTTGTTGATAGAACAAATTATTACGAACGTAAACTGAAATATCTGAAAGAACATTGTTTTTTTGAAAAGAGAGAGGTAACATTTCAAACAGATTATAGTGAAGAATTGGTAAAACGAAACCTTGCAGGGTTGCGGCAATTATTGATTGAAGTAACTGATAGGTGTAATTTGGAATGTAAGTATTGTGGTTATGGTGAATTTTATTCTAATTATGACCGGCGAGAAACAGGTGACCAGTCTTTTGAAAACGTAAAACTATTGGTAGATTATTTGACTAAACTATGGTGTTCTGATTATAATGTTTCTCATAAAAATGAGATTACAATTGGATTTTATGGCGGAGAACCTCTGCTGAATATGAAACTGGTGAAGGAAACAATTGCCTATATTGAGAGTTTGAATTTGCCTTCTTTGATTTTTAATTACAATACAACCACGAATGCTATGCTACTGGACCGGTATATGGACTATTTGGTGGAAAAGAATTTTAGTATTCTGATTAGTTTGGACGGGAATGAGGTGCAATCTGCTTATCGGGTAGATAAGCATGGAAATTCGTCTTTCTCACGTGTAGTCAGAAACGTAAAGAAACTGCAAGAAACCTATCCGGATTATTTTGAAAAGAAAGTAAATTTCAACTCTGTATTGCATAACTTGAATTCTGTTGCAGAATGTTATTATTCCATCAAAGAACTGTTTGGGAAGAATCCTCGTATGGCGCAGCTAAATACTACTGGGCTTATTCCGGAACGTGTTGAAGAGTTTTCTAAAATGTTTAATGATAGAGTGAGGAGCTTTGATGAAGCAGTGCAACACGAGGATTTGAAGTATACTTTCATTAAGGATGGCAGCCGTTCCGTGAGCTATCATTCGATGTTGATGCGATATGGTGGTAATCGTTATGCTACTTATTTGGATTTGTTTGATACGGGGTGGGAAGACCGATACATTCCCACAGGCACTTGTCGCCCTTTTGAACGCAAATTATTTTTGACAGTTCGTGGAAAAATTCTTCCATGCGAAAAGATTGGACAAGAACATGCTATTGGATATCTGAAGGATGGAAAACTGAATTTGGACTGTGCAGCTGTAGCTAAATATTATAGTTCGATGTACGAAAAGGTAGTAAAAAGCTGTCGACACTGTTATTTAAAAAGGAGCTGCGGTCAGTGCTTGTTTTTGTTGAAGGAAAAGAATGGGCAATTGATATGTCCCGGCATACAAACGGATGCTAAGTTGAAAGAGGAGTTTGGGATTTTTTTAACGTATGCTGAGAATTATCCGAATCATTATGAGGAGTTGTTATCTTCTATTGTAGTCGATTAA
- a CDS encoding HlyD family secretion protein: MEEEKIYKDIELRSEEVQEVMNHISPWVVRCGITVLAVILLMVLVGCWIFRYPDTLAAEVTLATEEPPAFVLSHATGKLDTLYVKNGSSVEADTDLGVIGNAACSEDVRLLKKWMKAWETQDYDWQKGVELFIGRRWQLGELQSAFAAFITSLTEYARFMELDYYARKLCFQEKQLGGQRSYLRLAEREYELIDKDIKLAESMYIRDSILYVRKAMIAAEFEESGSRYLQSLRSKEEVRMSLLQAEMQLVQHEENMLDIRKQAYDEEQSRRTDLKNAIGQLAAQLSAWEHSYLLKSPVRGKVTFMTVWSRNQNVKAGETVFTIQPSDSSRVLGKALLPLQGSGKVHVGQRVHIRLNNYPDQEFGYVKGQVASISPAPTEEGMYIVEITLPDGMQTNYGKQLPVSRELKGTADIILADKNVLERLLAPLRKVVEYEK; this comes from the coding sequence ATGGAGGAAGAGAAGATATATAAGGATATAGAACTTCGCAGTGAAGAAGTGCAGGAGGTGATGAACCACATTTCTCCTTGGGTGGTGAGGTGTGGGATTACTGTCTTGGCAGTGATTCTGTTGATGGTACTGGTTGGTTGTTGGATATTCAGGTATCCGGACACCTTGGCGGCAGAGGTGACTCTGGCCACGGAGGAACCTCCCGCCTTTGTGCTGTCACATGCTACTGGGAAACTCGATACGCTTTATGTGAAGAACGGGAGTTCGGTGGAGGCAGATACGGATTTGGGTGTGATTGGTAATGCGGCATGTTCTGAAGATGTACGTCTCCTTAAGAAATGGATGAAGGCATGGGAAACGCAGGATTATGATTGGCAGAAAGGAGTGGAGCTTTTTATCGGCAGGCGCTGGCAGTTGGGGGAACTGCAATCGGCTTTTGCAGCTTTCATTACTTCACTTACAGAATATGCACGTTTTATGGAGTTGGACTATTACGCTCGGAAACTTTGTTTTCAGGAAAAACAACTGGGTGGACAACGCTCCTATCTTCGGTTGGCAGAGCGGGAATATGAGTTGATTGATAAGGATATAAAGCTTGCCGAGAGTATGTATATCCGTGATTCTATTTTATATGTGCGCAAGGCGATGATTGCTGCGGAATTTGAGGAGTCTGGAAGCAGATATTTGCAAAGTTTGCGTTCTAAAGAAGAGGTACGTATGAGTTTGCTTCAGGCAGAAATGCAGTTGGTGCAACATGAGGAGAATATGTTGGATATACGTAAGCAAGCATACGATGAGGAACAGAGTCGTCGGACTGATTTAAAGAATGCCATAGGGCAGTTAGCCGCGCAATTGAGTGCATGGGAGCACTCTTATTTATTGAAAAGTCCGGTCAGGGGGAAGGTTACTTTTATGACGGTTTGGAGTCGTAACCAGAATGTGAAAGCCGGTGAGACGGTTTTCACGATTCAGCCATCCGACAGTTCAAGGGTGTTAGGTAAGGCTCTACTTCCTTTGCAGGGTTCGGGTAAGGTACATGTGGGACAGCGGGTGCATATACGTCTGAATAATTATCCCGACCAGGAGTTTGGCTATGTAAAAGGGCAGGTTGCAAGTATCTCTCCTGCTCCAACGGAAGAGGGAATGTATATAGTAGAAATAACTTTGCCTGACGGCATGCAGACCAACTACGGCAAACAGCTGCCTGTTTCGCGTGAGTTGAAAGGTACGGCAGACATTATCCTTGCTGACAAGAATGTATTGGAAAGGTTGTTGGCTCCGTTGAGGAAAGTGGTGGAATATGAAAAATAG
- a CDS encoding 6-bladed beta-propeller has translation MKNCFLLIAIASFLLGCSGNKKENTLQDEEGTPVINLSSDNVSKVALLPLSEAAAKVEIVSLEVTDESLIGEITKMKVTDSDIWVKHYKDNHVLRFSRSGKFLNKVGKVGQGPEEYIRMADFFVDENTKEVYIQTTIVGVKVYDYEGNYKRTAAKTSPDDVFMTMYFQFALYDNKFFIAQNLAFINKPTPKDSVWSFAWVDSTYQKKKIFKNPAHIGREEEIMKNGINFQQFVNYWLEPFTSIDTYGNQLTLKYPDTDTIYRYDSPANELVPQYIISTHEEKGDYGATHVWFRERSAFDYFSIYSYYPSKDNIYLLCSKGETIYTYCYGKQTGKVKVKERKSEITERMLGNHTLRRLEGAKYFILDNDLCGGSFHVDYRSQGKYWIDVLIPNSEDNWIDIDEMRTSDVKDESLKAKFIHTLENVEEESNPILVIATLK, from the coding sequence ATGAAAAATTGTTTTTTACTGATAGCTATTGCTTCATTCTTATTAGGATGTAGTGGCAATAAAAAGGAGAATACTTTGCAAGATGAAGAGGGTACTCCAGTTATTAATCTATCATCAGACAATGTGTCTAAGGTTGCTTTACTACCATTGAGCGAAGCTGCTGCGAAAGTGGAGATTGTTTCGTTGGAGGTGACGGACGAATCTCTAATAGGAGAAATTACTAAAATGAAGGTGACTGATTCTGACATCTGGGTGAAACATTATAAAGACAATCATGTCCTCCGATTTTCACGTTCCGGAAAGTTCTTGAATAAGGTAGGCAAAGTTGGACAAGGACCGGAAGAATATATCAGAATGGCTGATTTCTTCGTGGACGAGAACACCAAAGAAGTATATATCCAGACGACAATAGTTGGAGTTAAAGTCTATGATTATGAAGGCAATTATAAGCGGACAGCTGCAAAAACATCTCCGGATGATGTATTTATGACAATGTATTTCCAATTTGCATTGTATGATAACAAGTTCTTTATAGCTCAAAATCTGGCATTTATCAATAAACCGACACCAAAAGATTCGGTATGGTCTTTTGCATGGGTTGATAGTACTTACCAGAAAAAAAAGATATTCAAAAATCCGGCACATATCGGGCGTGAAGAGGAAATTATGAAGAACGGAATTAATTTCCAGCAGTTTGTTAACTATTGGTTAGAACCTTTTACCAGTATAGATACCTATGGCAATCAGTTGACCTTGAAATATCCGGATACCGATACGATTTATCGTTATGACAGCCCTGCGAATGAGTTGGTACCTCAATATATCATTTCAACCCATGAAGAAAAAGGTGATTATGGGGCGACTCATGTTTGGTTTAGGGAAAGAAGCGCTTTCGATTATTTTTCCATATATTCTTATTATCCGAGTAAGGATAATATCTATCTGCTGTGCAGTAAGGGGGAAACCATTTATACTTATTGTTATGGCAAACAGACTGGAAAAGTGAAAGTAAAAGAGCGAAAATCCGAGATTACGGAACGAATGCTGGGTAATCACACCCTTCGTAGGCTGGAAGGTGCTAAGTACTTTATCTTGGATAATGATTTGTGTGGAGGGTCGTTCCATGTAGATTATCGTTCACAAGGAAAGTATTGGATAGATGTACTTATTCCGAACAGTGAAGACAACTGGATAGATATAGACGAGATGAGAACTTCTGACGTAAAGGATGAATCTCTAAAAGCAAAATTCATCCATACTTTGGAGAATGTAGAGGAAGAGAGTAATCCGATATTGGTAATTGCTACATTAAAATAG
- a CDS encoding AI-2E family transporter gives MSTKEQYWKYSLIAIIIGLGIILFRQIAPFMGGLLGALTIYILVRKQMMYLSDKRKMKRSIAATLITAEAILCFLVPLGLVVWLAVVNLQNINLDPQAIIAPFEEAANIIKAKTGYYILGKDTVAYVISILPRIGQAIMGGISSFAVNIFVLVFVLYFMLIGGKKMEQYVNDLLPFNDDNTQNVIHEINMIVRSNAIGIPLLAVIQGGVAMIGYWIFGAPNILFAGFLTCFASIIPMVGTALVWFPIAVYMALIGNWVQAIGLAIYGGAVISQLDNLIRFIIQKKMADIHPLITVFGVVIGLSLFGFMGVIFGPLLLSLFFLFVDMFKRGYLDARGKTTE, from the coding sequence ATGAGCACAAAAGAACAATACTGGAAATATTCATTGATAGCTATCATTATCGGGCTGGGAATCATTCTTTTCAGACAAATAGCCCCATTCATGGGCGGTCTGCTGGGAGCCTTGACTATCTATATCCTGGTGAGAAAGCAGATGATGTATCTTTCCGACAAGCGGAAAATGAAGCGCAGCATAGCTGCCACCCTCATTACGGCAGAGGCAATTCTCTGCTTTCTGGTTCCGCTTGGGCTGGTGGTATGGCTGGCTGTGGTCAATCTTCAAAACATCAATCTGGACCCGCAAGCCATTATAGCTCCTTTCGAAGAAGCGGCCAACATCATTAAAGCCAAAACCGGCTACTATATCTTGGGGAAAGACACGGTGGCATACGTCATTTCAATTCTTCCCCGCATCGGGCAAGCCATCATGGGAGGTATCAGCAGTTTTGCCGTCAACATCTTCGTACTGGTCTTTGTACTCTACTTCATGCTGATAGGGGGCAAAAAGATGGAACAGTACGTCAACGACCTACTGCCGTTCAACGATGACAATACACAAAACGTCATCCACGAAATCAACATGATTGTCCGCTCCAATGCCATCGGCATCCCCTTACTCGCCGTCATACAAGGAGGAGTAGCCATGATAGGCTACTGGATTTTCGGTGCTCCCAACATCTTGTTCGCCGGTTTCCTGACCTGCTTCGCCAGCATCATCCCAATGGTAGGAACAGCGCTGGTATGGTTTCCGATAGCTGTCTACATGGCATTGATAGGCAACTGGGTTCAAGCTATCGGCCTGGCCATCTATGGCGGTGCAGTCATTTCACAGCTCGACAACCTGATACGCTTCATCATCCAGAAGAAAATGGCAGACATTCATCCGCTTATCACTGTCTTCGGAGTTGTAATCGGCTTGTCCCTTTTCGGATTCATGGGTGTCATCTTCGGGCCACTGCTCTTGTCACTATTCTTTCTGTTCGTGGATATGTTTAAAAGAGGGTATTTGGATGCAAGGGGGAAGACGACGGAATAA
- a CDS encoding formylglycine-generating enzyme family protein, which translates to MKRRVKALTVVLAICLITVFIRCQSNETPIQQLVVVVNGDSIEMVFVKGGTFMMGCTDEQGCDCEDNEKPARKESVSDFYIGKYEVTQRLWRAVMDTDSILPFNGGCEDCPMENVSWKNAQEFIGRLNAMTGKTFRLPTEAEWEYAARGGHKSKHYKYSGSNQVSEVAWYVGNSSGGQYGEAGTTRPVGLKKSNELGLYDMSGNVWEWCGDLYTKEYKQGGKSIHPGWPFEGTYLFFRRILRGGSWGGTAKGCRVSYIDYDIENYSDEYGGFRLVMEPESIK; encoded by the coding sequence ATGAAAAGAAGAGTTAAAGCATTGACTGTTGTTTTGGCAATATGTCTTATAACTGTTTTTATTCGATGTCAGTCGAATGAAACTCCTATTCAGCAACTTGTAGTTGTTGTGAATGGGGATTCTATTGAGATGGTTTTTGTGAAAGGAGGTACATTTATGATGGGATGTACAGATGAGCAGGGATGTGACTGTGAGGATAACGAGAAACCAGCACGTAAGGAGTCGGTATCTGATTTTTACATAGGAAAATATGAAGTTACTCAAAGGCTGTGGAGGGCGGTTATGGATACTGATTCCATTTTGCCGTTTAATGGGGGATGCGAAGATTGCCCGATGGAAAATGTAAGCTGGAAAAATGCGCAGGAGTTTATCGGTAGATTAAATGCTATGACCGGTAAAACATTTCGTCTTCCGACTGAGGCCGAATGGGAATACGCAGCGCGTGGTGGACACAAAAGTAAGCACTATAAATACAGTGGCAGCAATCAGGTAAGTGAGGTGGCTTGGTATGTTGGGAATTCCTCTGGCGGACAATATGGAGAAGCTGGAACTACCCGTCCGGTAGGTCTGAAAAAAAGCAATGAATTGGGATTGTATGATATGAGTGGCAATGTTTGGGAGTGGTGTGGTGATTTGTACACTAAAGAATACAAGCAAGGTGGTAAGTCTATCCATCCGGGATGGCCTTTTGAGGGTACTTATCTTTTTTTCCGCCGAATATTGCGAGGTGGAAGTTGGGGAGGAACAGCAAAGGGGTGTCGGGTGTCGTACATTGATTACGACATTGAGAATTATAGTGACGAGTATGGAGGTTTTCGCCTTGTGATGGAGCCGGAATCGATTAAATAA
- a CDS encoding peptidase domain-containing ABC transporter, giving the protein MDVFPYYRQLDAMDCGPTCLRMIAKFYGKSYSLQTLRARSFISRNGVSMLGISDAAESIGFRTSGVRVSFEQLAEDVPLPCILHWNQSHFVVCYDVKKKKGQYSFRIADPATQLVTYNELELKRCWLATKSDGEEKGTALALEPTPDFYNGEGEPELKERGLRFFFRYLTPYRKELFQLILGMLVVSLLQLILPFLTQALVDVGISDGNLSFITLVLVAQIIISVSQLSVEFIRSWILLHVNTRISISLISDFLAKLMKLPLHFFDTKMVGDIIQRIGDHDRIKNFLTGSSISTLFSFVSFFIFAIVLAYYNLVVLGIFLLGNSLYIAWILAFMKYRRELDIRRFAQAAGEQSNLVQMVTAMQEIKLNNCETQKRWQWERIQVKLFKISVKGLALGQVQQVGSVFFNQTTNIIISFIAAKAVVEGEMTLGMMMSLTYIIGQLSAPVSSFIGFAQQFQDAKISLERLNEVHGKPDEEQDIASKLSVLPERRDIKMENVCFSYDGADRDYVLDNVSLVIPEHKVTAIVGASGSGKTTLVKLMLGFYSPNKGAVKVGDASLENINPHLWRAKTGAVMQDGFIFSETIAQNIVVGEEQVDVERLRHAVTVANIRDFIDSLPLGYNTKIGMEGNGISQGQKQRLLIARAVYKNPEFLFFDEATNALDANNEKEIMEHLHEFYKGKTVVVVAHRLSTVKDADKIVVLDRGCIAEEGTHRELTERKGMYYRLVKNQLELGS; this is encoded by the coding sequence GTGGACGTATTCCCATATTATCGTCAGCTTGATGCCATGGATTGTGGTCCTACTTGCCTACGTATGATAGCTAAGTTTTATGGTAAGAGCTATTCTTTGCAGACTTTGCGTGCCCGTTCTTTTATTTCTCGCAATGGTGTTTCCATGTTAGGCATCAGCGATGCCGCTGAGTCTATTGGTTTCAGAACGTCCGGAGTTCGTGTCTCTTTTGAACAATTGGCGGAAGATGTTCCTCTGCCTTGCATTTTGCATTGGAATCAGAGTCATTTTGTGGTTTGCTATGATGTTAAGAAAAAGAAAGGGCAATACTCGTTTAGAATAGCAGACCCTGCAACTCAGTTGGTTACGTATAATGAACTGGAATTGAAGCGATGCTGGTTAGCTACCAAATCGGACGGAGAAGAGAAGGGGACTGCACTTGCACTGGAACCCACTCCTGACTTTTATAATGGTGAGGGAGAACCGGAACTGAAAGAAAGAGGGTTGCGTTTTTTCTTCCGTTATCTGACTCCCTATAGGAAAGAGTTGTTTCAGCTGATATTGGGCATGTTGGTGGTGAGCTTACTTCAGCTTATCCTACCTTTTCTTACGCAAGCCTTGGTGGATGTGGGTATCAGTGACGGAAATTTGAGCTTTATTACCTTAGTGCTGGTTGCGCAGATTATAATCTCGGTATCACAACTATCGGTAGAGTTTATCCGTAGCTGGATATTGTTGCATGTGAATACGCGTATATCCATCTCCCTTATTTCGGACTTTTTGGCAAAGTTGATGAAGTTGCCGCTTCATTTTTTTGATACGAAGATGGTGGGAGACATTATACAGCGCATTGGTGACCATGACCGTATAAAGAATTTTCTGACAGGTTCTTCTATTAGTACGCTCTTTTCCTTTGTCAGTTTTTTCATCTTTGCTATTGTACTTGCTTACTACAATTTGGTGGTATTGGGAATCTTTCTTTTAGGTAACAGCTTGTATATTGCCTGGATACTTGCTTTTATGAAATATCGCCGTGAATTGGATATCCGTCGGTTTGCACAAGCAGCCGGAGAGCAGAGTAACCTTGTGCAGATGGTGACCGCTATGCAGGAAATAAAGTTGAATAACTGCGAGACACAGAAGCGCTGGCAGTGGGAGCGTATTCAGGTGAAACTGTTTAAAATCAGCGTAAAAGGGTTGGCTTTGGGGCAAGTACAACAAGTAGGTTCTGTATTTTTCAATCAGACCACGAATATTATAATCTCGTTTATTGCGGCAAAGGCGGTGGTGGAAGGGGAGATGACACTGGGTATGATGATGTCTCTGACTTATATCATCGGTCAGCTCAGTGCGCCGGTCTCTTCTTTTATAGGATTTGCGCAGCAGTTTCAGGACGCCAAGATAAGTCTGGAACGGCTGAATGAGGTACATGGGAAACCGGATGAGGAGCAGGATATTGCTTCCAAATTGTCCGTTTTGCCTGAGAGACGGGATATAAAGATGGAAAATGTGTGCTTCAGTTACGATGGAGCGGATAGAGACTATGTGCTGGATAATGTCTCTTTAGTGATTCCCGAACATAAAGTGACAGCTATTGTAGGTGCGAGCGGGAGTGGAAAGACTACTCTGGTGAAACTGATGCTTGGTTTCTATTCGCCCAATAAGGGGGCTGTGAAGGTGGGTGATGCTTCGTTAGAGAACATAAATCCCCACTTGTGGCGTGCCAAGACGGGAGCCGTGATGCAAGATGGTTTTATCTTTTCGGAAACCATTGCGCAGAATATTGTTGTGGGAGAGGAGCAGGTTGATGTGGAGCGGCTACGTCACGCCGTGACGGTGGCCAATATCCGTGATTTTATAGATTCTCTTCCATTGGGATATAACACCAAAATCGGTATGGAGGGGAATGGTATCAGCCAAGGGCAGAAACAACGTTTGCTGATAGCACGTGCTGTGTATAAAAATCCGGAATTTCTTTTCTTCGACGAAGCCACCAATGCCTTGGATGCAAATAATGAAAAAGAGATTATGGAACATCTGCATGAATTCTATAAAGGGAAAACCGTAGTGGTAGTGGCGCATAGGCTCAGTACGGTGAAGGATGCCGACAAGATTGTGGTGCTGGATAGGGGATGCATTGCGGAAGAAGGTACCCATCGGGAACTGACGGAGCGGAAAGGAATGTATTATCGGCTGGTTAAGAATCAGCTGGAATTGGGTAGCTAA